One genomic region from Glaciimonas sp. PAMC28666 encodes:
- a CDS encoding sugar phosphate nucleotidyltransferase → MKAMILAAGKGTRVRPLTYDLPKPMIPILGKPVMAYLVEFLASYGVGDIMVNVSYLHQKIEEYFGDGSQFGVQIGYSFEGYINESGEVIPEPLGSAGGIKKIQEFANFFDDTTIVICGDALIDLDLNAALLEHKQKGAMVSVITKEVPWDKVDSYGVVVTDSEGRIKSFQEKPKQADALSNFASTGIYIFEPEAIDLIPVDTPFDIGSDLFPLLVVKGLPFYAQQRSFNWIDIGTVTDYWSVLQGVLLGEIAEMEVPGTQITDGVWIGLNTSINWHGATIQGPVYIGAGCLIEAGCTIIGPTWIGHGSHICSGAAVVRSVLFEYTRILPDAYLEEMVVVKEYSVNRAGEMSRSAEAGKRKWCDARHQRQDTAFLPDGKTVPAQSDKLADAVSDASLAGSSVSSV, encoded by the coding sequence ATGAAAGCAATGATATTAGCTGCAGGCAAGGGCACCCGCGTGCGTCCTCTGACCTATGATCTTCCAAAACCGATGATACCCATTTTGGGAAAGCCGGTGATGGCTTACCTGGTCGAGTTCCTCGCCAGTTATGGCGTGGGCGACATTATGGTGAACGTCAGCTATTTACATCAAAAAATTGAAGAATATTTCGGTGACGGAAGTCAGTTCGGCGTTCAGATCGGTTATTCCTTTGAGGGTTATATCAATGAGAGCGGGGAGGTCATCCCGGAGCCCTTGGGTTCGGCAGGCGGCATCAAGAAGATCCAGGAATTCGCCAATTTTTTCGATGACACGACGATCGTTATCTGCGGCGATGCGTTGATCGATCTCGATCTGAACGCAGCGTTGTTGGAGCACAAGCAAAAAGGGGCAATGGTCAGCGTTATCACCAAGGAAGTGCCTTGGGATAAAGTCGATAGCTACGGCGTGGTGGTGACCGATTCCGAAGGCCGGATCAAATCGTTTCAGGAGAAGCCGAAGCAGGCAGATGCACTCTCCAATTTCGCCAGCACGGGGATTTATATTTTCGAACCCGAGGCCATCGATCTGATACCGGTTGACACGCCATTCGACATTGGTTCCGACCTGTTTCCTTTGTTAGTTGTAAAAGGCTTGCCGTTTTATGCGCAACAGCGCTCCTTCAACTGGATCGACATCGGCACTGTGACCGATTACTGGAGCGTGTTGCAAGGTGTGTTGCTCGGCGAAATCGCGGAGATGGAAGTGCCAGGAACGCAAATCACTGATGGGGTATGGATCGGCCTCAACACCAGTATTAACTGGCATGGCGCGACGATTCAAGGGCCAGTCTATATTGGTGCCGGTTGCCTGATCGAAGCCGGTTGCACCATCATCGGACCGACCTGGATTGGACATGGCAGCCATATCTGTTCCGGTGCCGCGGTGGTGCGTAGCGTCTTGTTTGAATATACGCGGATATTACCTGATGCTTATCTGGAAGAAATGGTCGTAGTGAAAGAATATAGCGTGAACCGCGCGGGGGAAATGTCGCGCTCGGCGGAGGCCGGCAAGCGTAAATGGTGTGATGCACGTCATCAGCGGCAGGATACTGCGTTCTTGCCCGACGGCAAGACGGTTCCCGCGCAATCAGACAAGCTCGCCGATGCAGTTTCGGATGCGAGTCTGGCAGGAAGTTCGGTGAGCAGTGTATGA
- a CDS encoding mannose-1-phosphate guanylyltransferase/mannose-6-phosphate isomerase → MNIYPVILAGGAGTRLWPLSREALPKQLLPLCSDLTMLQDTLLRISEWSELKPPLVACGNEHRFLVAEQLRAIDIAPSGILLEPEGRNTAPSVAAAAHFLLQCDPHAVMLVLPADHVIADVAAFHAAVQRALPPVAQGALATFGIVPSGPETGYGYIRRGEPINAAEGCFSVDRFVEKPDRATAEMFVADPAYSWNSGMFLFQAVRYLEELRRYRPAIADSCAHAFEGAYHDLDFCRLDEATFAACASESIDYAVMEHTRHAVVVPAEFGWNDVGSWTALSSVLAPDTEGNVLRGDVYTDKVRNAMVRAENRFVAVIGVEDLIVVETKDAVLVVHKDQVQGVKQIVEALKKKGRTEHMSHAHVYRPWGSYEGIDIGERYQVKRITVKPGGKLSLQMHHHRAEHWVVVSGTARITCGDEEKLLSENESTYIPIGVRHRLENPGKMPLHLIEVQSGGYLGEDDIVRFEDIYKRG, encoded by the coding sequence ATGAATATCTATCCTGTGATCCTGGCCGGCGGTGCTGGCACCCGTTTATGGCCCTTGTCGCGCGAGGCGCTGCCTAAGCAGCTGTTGCCGCTTTGTTCAGACCTCACGATGCTGCAGGATACTTTGCTGCGCATATCGGAATGGTCCGAGTTGAAGCCGCCGCTAGTGGCTTGTGGCAATGAGCATCGTTTTTTGGTGGCGGAGCAATTACGCGCCATTGATATCGCGCCTAGTGGAATATTGCTGGAACCTGAGGGAAGAAATACCGCACCGTCGGTGGCTGCAGCAGCCCATTTTTTGTTACAGTGCGACCCGCACGCCGTCATGCTGGTACTGCCTGCGGATCATGTGATCGCCGATGTTGCAGCGTTCCATGCCGCGGTGCAACGCGCCTTACCCCCGGTGGCGCAGGGCGCGTTGGCGACCTTTGGGATTGTGCCGTCGGGACCGGAAACCGGCTATGGTTACATCCGCCGGGGAGAGCCGATTAACGCAGCCGAAGGTTGTTTCTCAGTTGATCGCTTTGTCGAGAAGCCGGATCGCGCTACCGCCGAGATGTTTGTCGCGGACCCGGCCTACAGTTGGAATAGCGGCATGTTTTTATTTCAGGCCGTACGCTACCTTGAGGAATTACGCCGTTATCGGCCAGCGATTGCAGACAGTTGCGCGCATGCGTTTGAAGGCGCGTACCACGACCTGGATTTTTGTCGTCTGGATGAAGCCACTTTCGCGGCGTGTGCATCGGAATCTATTGACTATGCCGTCATGGAACATACCCGGCATGCGGTCGTGGTACCAGCGGAATTCGGTTGGAATGACGTTGGCTCATGGACTGCTCTATCCAGCGTTCTGGCACCCGATACCGAGGGCAACGTACTGCGCGGGGATGTCTACACTGACAAGGTCCGCAACGCGATGGTGCGCGCAGAAAATCGTTTTGTGGCCGTCATCGGCGTTGAAGATCTGATCGTAGTTGAAACCAAGGATGCGGTATTGGTGGTTCACAAAGATCAGGTGCAGGGCGTCAAGCAGATCGTTGAAGCGCTCAAGAAAAAAGGCCGCACTGAACATATGAGCCATGCCCACGTTTATCGGCCGTGGGGCAGTTACGAAGGCATCGATATCGGTGAGCGCTATCAGGTCAAGCGGATCACCGTTAAACCTGGTGGAAAACTCTCCCTGCAAATGCATCATCACCGCGCTGAGCACTGGGTGGTGGTCAGCGGCACAGCGCGCATTACCTGTGGCGACGAGGAAAAACTTCTTTCAGAAAACGAGTCGACATATATCCCCATCGGCGTCAGGCACAGGCTGGAGAATCCTGGAAAAATGCCGCTGCATCTGATTGAAGTGCAGTCCGGCGGCTATCTCGGCGAGGACGATATCGTACGGTTTGAAGATATTTATAAACGCGGTTAG
- a CDS encoding DUF535 family protein, translated as MSLSSKLSYKYLFFTTSVITRNIVKRRSILTMQTWRRGLFLLLNIRRHIKLINTLSHPQVAKLTLDNPEMSYKYLRNYISLDISKKNSLAILTGHYTYLQKHFRSNFLEVIYNFPVRLWSQNINDNLVEIVIGFPHTIDYEGDLCLIFKIDKVSIYRIIFVIANGAPFGVPDENVIFVSSVQGMHDFENVKLATKVCHDIQPAQLLMAAMSGLTSSLGFKTMVGIGNKNQISQGKKFYFSYNTFFEKYGVLMSETNFFKIPVPFAEKPLELIEMKHRKRTQKKRAFKNEISEHVALAMEQFFVKETKPARESIDSRQNVLTS; from the coding sequence ATGTCGTTAAGTTCAAAACTTTCGTATAAATATCTTTTTTTTACTACCTCCGTTATCACACGGAACATTGTAAAAAGGAGATCGATTTTAACCATGCAAACCTGGCGAAGAGGATTGTTCTTGTTGCTCAATATCAGGCGGCACATTAAGCTGATCAATACGCTCAGCCATCCGCAGGTAGCGAAGTTGACGCTTGATAATCCAGAAATGTCTTACAAATACTTGCGGAACTACATCTCTCTGGATATCTCTAAAAAGAATAGCCTTGCGATATTGACCGGGCATTACACGTATTTGCAAAAACATTTTAGGAGCAATTTTCTGGAAGTTATTTATAATTTTCCGGTGCGATTATGGTCGCAAAATATTAATGACAATTTGGTGGAGATAGTGATAGGTTTTCCCCATACGATCGATTACGAGGGCGACTTATGCTTGATTTTCAAAATAGATAAGGTCAGTATTTATCGCATCATTTTTGTTATCGCTAACGGCGCTCCCTTTGGCGTGCCCGATGAAAATGTGATATTTGTTTCTAGCGTTCAGGGAATGCATGATTTCGAGAATGTGAAACTGGCAACCAAAGTTTGTCATGACATTCAGCCAGCGCAGTTATTGATGGCGGCCATGAGCGGACTTACCTCTTCGCTTGGTTTTAAGACCATGGTAGGGATTGGAAATAAAAATCAAATATCGCAAGGCAAGAAGTTCTATTTTTCATATAACACTTTCTTCGAAAAATATGGCGTTTTAATGTCAGAAACCAACTTTTTTAAAATTCCTGTTCCGTTCGCTGAAAAGCCGCTGGAATTGATTGAAATGAAACATCGGAAACGGACGCAAAAGAAACGTGCTTTCAAAAATGAAATTAGTGAGCACGTGGCGCTGGCGATGGAACAGTTCTTTGTGAAAGAAACGAAGCCCGCCAGGGAGAGTATTGATTCCCGACAAAATGTGCTGACTTCGTAA
- a CDS encoding solute carrier family 23 protein has product MAGSYFPKWRLRAAAVGGQAQIISTDERLPLPQTLAMGVQHVVAMFGSTVLAPLLMGFDPNLAIFMSGIGTLLFFVVVGGRIPSYLGSSFSFIGLVIAVSGYSGSGANANLGVALGGIIAAGAVYTLIGFVVMAVGTRWIEKLMPPVVTGAVVAVIGLNLAPIAVKGVIGNNFDAWMALGTVLCVGAVAVFGRGMLQRLLILVGLMLAYVIYAVLTNGAGMGKPIDFSIVAHAAWFGIPHFAAPVFQLNAMALLAPIAVILVAENLGHIKAVSAMTGQNLDKYMGRAFVGDGLATMLSGSVGGTGVTTYAENIGVMAVTKIYSTLVFVVAAVIALILGFSPKFGAVIQTIPAAVLGGVSIVVFGLIAVSGARIWVENKVDFSNNRNLIVAAVTLVLGAGDFTLKLGQFSLGGIGTATFGAIILYALLGLKKT; this is encoded by the coding sequence ATGGCGGGTTCTTATTTTCCGAAGTGGCGTTTACGCGCTGCTGCGGTTGGCGGGCAGGCACAGATCATTTCTACCGACGAGCGGTTACCCTTGCCGCAGACCTTGGCGATGGGCGTGCAGCATGTGGTGGCGATGTTTGGTTCAACGGTTTTGGCGCCATTGCTGATGGGCTTCGATCCTAATCTGGCGATTTTTATGTCTGGCATTGGGACGTTATTGTTCTTTGTGGTGGTCGGTGGTCGCATTCCAAGTTATCTGGGCTCCAGTTTTTCCTTCATCGGACTGGTGATCGCGGTAAGTGGTTATAGCGGCAGCGGTGCGAACGCCAACCTCGGGGTGGCGCTTGGCGGCATCATTGCCGCCGGTGCGGTGTACACCCTGATCGGATTCGTGGTCATGGCGGTCGGCACGCGCTGGATCGAAAAGCTGATGCCGCCAGTCGTTACCGGCGCGGTGGTTGCCGTCATCGGCTTGAATCTGGCCCCCATCGCCGTTAAAGGCGTGATCGGCAACAATTTCGACGCCTGGATGGCGCTTGGCACGGTGTTGTGTGTCGGTGCGGTGGCGGTGTTCGGCCGCGGGATGCTGCAACGATTGCTGATCCTCGTCGGGCTGATGTTGGCTTACGTGATTTATGCGGTGCTCACGAACGGTGCCGGAATGGGCAAGCCGATCGATTTTTCTATTGTCGCGCACGCCGCGTGGTTCGGTATCCCGCATTTTGCGGCCCCGGTATTTCAACTAAACGCGATGGCCTTGCTAGCACCGATTGCGGTGATTCTAGTGGCTGAAAATCTCGGTCATATTAAGGCAGTGAGCGCCATGACCGGCCAAAATCTGGACAAATACATGGGACGCGCCTTTGTGGGTGATGGTTTGGCGACCATGCTTTCCGGCAGTGTTGGCGGAACCGGCGTGACCACCTACGCGGAAAACATCGGTGTGATGGCCGTGACCAAAATTTATTCGACGCTGGTATTTGTGGTCGCCGCAGTCATTGCGCTGATATTAGGTTTCTCACCAAAGTTCGGTGCGGTGATACAAACCATTCCAGCGGCGGTATTAGGCGGCGTATCCATTGTGGTGTTTGGATTGATTGCCGTTTCCGGTGCGCGTATCTGGGTGGAGAATAAAGTCGATTTTTCCAATAACCGTAACCTGATCGTCGCCGCGGTGACATTGGTGTTGGGCGCTGGTGACTTCACATTGAAACTGGGTCAATTTTCTTTGGGCGGTATCGGTACCGCTACTTTTGGCGCGATTATTTTGTATGCGCTGCTAGGCTTGAAAAAGACTTAA
- a CDS encoding type IV pilin protein, which produces MRRKINPGHAGFTLVEVMVVVAIVGILASIALPNYSEYIRRTERTEAITRLLQAANWLEQQYTVNNSYLINGGTIALPADLNQSPATGTAKYRLNIVQANDTSFILEAETVDEDRCGTYTLDQTGFRDVSGGDEDSTAELCWAGG; this is translated from the coding sequence ATGCGCAGAAAAATAAACCCAGGGCATGCCGGCTTTACATTGGTAGAAGTGATGGTGGTGGTCGCGATAGTGGGCATTTTGGCTTCGATTGCTTTGCCTAATTATTCCGAATATATACGACGTACCGAAAGGACCGAAGCGATAACGAGGTTGCTGCAAGCCGCTAACTGGCTTGAACAACAATACACAGTGAACAATTCTTACCTTATCAACGGAGGAACTATTGCTCTACCGGCGGATTTAAACCAATCGCCCGCGACGGGAACGGCCAAATATCGGTTGAATATAGTCCAGGCCAATGATACGTCATTCATACTTGAAGCGGAGACAGTCGACGAAGATCGATGTGGCACATATACCCTCGATCAAACTGGGTTTCGAGATGTCAGCGGTGGCGATGAAGATAGCACCGCTGAACTTTGTTGGGCCGGAGGATAA
- a CDS encoding pilus assembly protein: protein MFILDNSFSMAGGSLTGDDVKGEYTSDAYNADKMNQTCDNCSESGKKDQEAYYSSDWNQIYYNPSVRYTPAVTATGVSMGNSDPTKAPVDAYAASAKLNLESTCHVSSNKLPSYDPDDFLRNENCGYGNAATDKALYAFHYSWPSPDVQPTGSKKEDQLYLRKDIVPGTPSYKRAEERTDCIANADATCTYKEEIQNFANWFSYYRTRMLMTKTTLGIAFSGLDDRFRIGLSTINKNSDFFIPVGGFDAKQKALWYKKLYLTDPVSSTPLIAALNAVGAYYQGFGMPGMGPLLDPIQNQCQRNYAVLSTDGFWNATLANGRNLDQTLDYDLPAAIKLDPVSGTEWISGKLIPRPFYEGPTPTSDSLADTAMKYWATDIGYRKGAGGTAGKLTPNDTNPATWQHMATYTVGLGINGELAYQSDYQTATSGDYFAIKEGKKEWPVPKKNTRTTIDDMWHAAVNGRGSYLHANNPTDLKYAMQTVFRSIDGQDFGGGSGIAYNGAALSNDRLLYVPGFTPGNWLGHLKAYQVAQDNSTTTQKWDAAEQLPAAQLRNIVTWNQREEKGIEFKWRNLNYEHKTYMKSSAILEYLRGSAALEQAADGGGTNPFRHRKNKLGDIVNSSPLYVGKTDFGFSNTTFTFGTSYPEFLKRKSERNAMLYVGANDGMLHGFDAKTGIEQFAFIPNSVFPYLSSLTDPDYKHRYFVDGPLTEGDAYLSDVKEWKNILLGSTGAGSHSMFAIDITNPDSQGLNSKSILWERSDTDQNFNDLGNVLGTGAIARLGNGTWAAIFGNGYNSVGGKAVLYLNSIFNGDLIRTLDTNVGTPTAPNGLSSPGLLFNNERTLIAAYAGDLQGNLWKFDLRYSNSSQWKLVKMFTAKTAGGKPVPIVQQPVLTPHPKGGYIITFGTGKYYELADLNDKEKHTLYGIWDKPDESVVASPKERKDLQAQTLTSLQKNGVTIGRILTNNTIDWNSKHGWFIDMPLGGERFVGRLAMRENVLLSTTLTPDAGANACKAGGTSFTMAIDLITGGIAKNFHFVGADGKPIKDAKGNNASAIATGGTTSGGVSIPGVSNDCIAINQLDGTTTCVPYASTSEVIRRWRRIYDKKD, encoded by the coding sequence ATGTTCATACTCGATAACTCCTTTAGCATGGCTGGAGGCAGCCTGACTGGCGATGACGTTAAAGGGGAATACACTTCCGACGCCTACAACGCAGACAAAATGAATCAGACCTGTGACAATTGCAGTGAAAGCGGAAAAAAGGATCAAGAGGCTTACTATTCCAGTGACTGGAATCAGATCTATTACAATCCATCGGTCCGATATACGCCAGCCGTCACCGCGACCGGCGTCTCCATGGGCAATAGCGACCCGACCAAAGCACCGGTCGATGCGTACGCTGCGAGCGCGAAGCTGAACCTGGAATCGACCTGCCACGTGTCATCCAACAAGCTACCATCGTATGACCCGGACGATTTTTTGCGAAACGAAAACTGTGGATACGGAAATGCGGCGACCGACAAGGCGCTGTATGCTTTTCATTACAGTTGGCCCAGCCCGGACGTGCAACCTACCGGCAGCAAAAAAGAGGATCAATTGTACCTGCGCAAGGATATTGTTCCCGGAACCCCATCCTACAAACGTGCGGAGGAGCGTACCGACTGCATCGCCAACGCTGATGCAACCTGCACTTATAAAGAAGAAATTCAAAATTTCGCCAACTGGTTTTCGTATTATCGTACCCGGATGCTGATGACCAAGACCACGTTAGGCATCGCTTTTTCGGGACTCGACGATCGCTTTCGCATAGGGCTTTCGACAATTAATAAAAATTCCGACTTTTTCATTCCTGTCGGAGGTTTCGATGCAAAGCAAAAAGCGCTTTGGTACAAAAAACTTTATCTGACCGATCCAGTCAGCAGCACCCCCTTGATCGCCGCGCTAAACGCCGTCGGCGCCTATTATCAAGGATTCGGAATGCCCGGGATGGGGCCGCTGCTCGACCCAATTCAAAACCAATGCCAGAGAAACTACGCGGTTTTATCGACTGATGGATTTTGGAATGCGACGTTAGCTAACGGTCGCAATCTCGATCAAACACTGGACTACGATTTGCCAGCAGCAATCAAGCTTGATCCTGTATCAGGCACGGAGTGGATCAGCGGAAAATTAATACCACGGCCTTTTTATGAGGGCCCGACTCCGACCTCCGACAGTCTGGCTGATACAGCAATGAAATACTGGGCGACCGATATCGGGTATCGGAAAGGCGCTGGCGGGACAGCAGGGAAACTGACACCGAACGACACCAATCCGGCCACCTGGCAACACATGGCGACCTACACCGTTGGCCTCGGCATCAACGGGGAACTGGCGTATCAGTCTGATTACCAGACGGCAACCAGCGGAGATTACTTCGCAATAAAAGAGGGCAAAAAAGAGTGGCCGGTGCCGAAGAAAAATACCCGCACCACCATCGATGATATGTGGCACGCCGCAGTCAATGGACGCGGCTCCTATCTCCATGCCAACAATCCGACCGACCTTAAATACGCCATGCAGACCGTCTTCAGATCTATTGATGGACAGGACTTTGGCGGTGGCTCGGGCATTGCCTATAATGGTGCCGCATTAAGCAACGATAGATTGTTATATGTTCCAGGATTTACGCCGGGTAACTGGCTCGGCCACCTGAAGGCCTATCAGGTGGCGCAAGATAATTCAACGACCACGCAGAAATGGGACGCAGCGGAGCAATTACCTGCGGCACAGTTACGCAATATTGTCACCTGGAATCAGCGCGAAGAAAAAGGGATCGAATTTAAGTGGCGAAATCTCAACTACGAACATAAGACCTATATGAAGTCGTCAGCGATTTTGGAGTATCTACGCGGAAGTGCGGCATTGGAACAAGCGGCTGACGGTGGCGGCACTAACCCTTTTCGCCATCGAAAAAATAAACTCGGCGATATCGTCAACTCTTCACCGTTATACGTGGGGAAAACCGACTTTGGCTTTAGCAATACAACATTCACATTTGGGACTAGTTACCCTGAATTTTTGAAGCGTAAATCCGAGCGCAACGCCATGCTGTACGTAGGTGCCAACGACGGCATGCTGCACGGTTTCGACGCGAAAACGGGAATTGAACAATTTGCATTCATCCCCAACTCAGTTTTCCCCTACCTATCGTCATTAACCGATCCCGACTATAAACACCGGTATTTTGTCGATGGTCCTCTGACAGAAGGCGATGCGTACCTGAGCGACGTCAAAGAATGGAAAAATATTTTGTTAGGCAGCACCGGTGCCGGCTCGCACAGCATGTTTGCGATTGATATTACCAATCCAGATTCACAAGGCCTTAACAGCAAAAGTATTCTATGGGAACGCAGCGACACAGACCAAAACTTCAACGATTTGGGAAACGTGCTTGGTACAGGCGCAATAGCCCGGTTGGGGAACGGAACGTGGGCCGCAATTTTTGGTAACGGTTACAACAGTGTCGGCGGTAAAGCGGTGTTATACCTGAACAGCATTTTCAATGGCGACCTGATCCGTACATTAGATACTAACGTCGGAACGCCAACTGCCCCAAACGGGCTGTCCAGTCCGGGCCTACTGTTCAACAACGAACGCACATTAATCGCTGCTTACGCTGGTGATTTGCAAGGAAATCTGTGGAAGTTTGACTTACGTTACTCTAATTCAAGCCAGTGGAAACTCGTCAAAATGTTCACTGCAAAAACGGCTGGCGGCAAACCAGTACCGATTGTGCAGCAACCAGTACTGACACCGCATCCCAAGGGTGGCTATATCATCACTTTTGGTACTGGCAAATATTATGAACTGGCAGACCTCAACGACAAAGAAAAGCATACCTTATATGGCATTTGGGACAAACCGGATGAGTCTGTAGTTGCCTCTCCCAAAGAACGTAAAGACTTGCAAGCGCAAACGTTAACTTCATTACAAAAAAATGGCGTCACAATCGGCCGGATATTGACCAATAACACTATCGATTGGAACAGCAAACATGGCTGGTTCATCGACATGCCGTTAGGAGGCGAGCGCTTCGTCGGTCGTCTGGCGATGCGAGAGAACGTCTTGCTCTCGACCACGCTGACGCCTGATGCTGGCGCGAATGCTTGCAAGGCTGGCGGCACTTCCTTCACCATGGCCATTGACCTGATCACCGGTGGGATCGCAAAGAATTTTCACTTTGTCGGCGCTGACGGCAAGCCTATCAAGGATGCCAAGGGCAACAATGCCAGTGCAATCGCAACGGGCGGTACGACTTCCGGCGGCGTGAGCATTCCTGGCGTATCCAATGACTGCATCGCGATCAATCAGCTCGACGGCACCACCACCTGCGTTCCTTATGCATCGACTTCAGAAGTGATTCGGCGGTGGCGTCGAATATATGACAAGAAAGATTAA
- a CDS encoding PilX N-terminal domain-containing pilus assembly protein — protein sequence MIRREAGIALPLVLIFFVVMTLIGIAAIRTATMGEKIASNTRNQQLAFQAAEQALRHCEAEIQQSKKTGTKSVFESQSWVPIPSKPYGVNKSPQCRAIDISDGMGLGPAEVSRDESIFVYEFTARGTGGSDKAVVRLQSSLRFKK from the coding sequence TTGATCCGACGAGAAGCCGGGATAGCGCTGCCGCTGGTACTCATTTTTTTTGTGGTGATGACCTTGATAGGAATCGCCGCAATTCGCACTGCCACTATGGGCGAAAAAATAGCCAGCAACACGAGAAATCAACAGCTGGCGTTCCAGGCTGCAGAGCAGGCACTGCGCCATTGCGAAGCTGAGATACAACAAAGTAAAAAAACGGGCACCAAAAGCGTCTTCGAAAGCCAGTCATGGGTACCCATCCCGAGTAAACCTTACGGCGTCAATAAAAGTCCTCAATGCCGTGCTATCGACATCTCGGATGGCATGGGATTAGGCCCTGCTGAAGTCAGCCGGGATGAGAGTATTTTCGTCTACGAATTCACAGCACGCGGTACCGGTGGTTCCGACAAAGCGGTTGTGAGGTTACAGAGCTCCTTAAGATTTAAGAAATAA
- a CDS encoding PilW family protein codes for MKNSSLIISASHAATAHRAVKACGFSLIELMISLVIGLVLMVFVTSLFLSSQYSARLNDDNAQVQEEGHIAMHRIGNDIMQAGYGKMRTTLTTSFAGIGFKACQTGFELPLTADFKCDKNAEQPGFIVSYMLEPNQISDDYYSNRVDCNGNTYNYGLGRPPPVVINRYFTKKIGNKTSLFCEGNGISSASNPKLNPLLHNVDKLMLTYGVDTKGNYTPSAFLDKADDVERLPLSSANKTNWDQVINVKICVELHSDNFVAAGTPQIYEKCDGTMRVAATDKKLHTTLTRTFTLRNRALPTWENL; via the coding sequence ATGAAAAATAGTTCACTCATAATTTCGGCATCACACGCTGCAACAGCGCACCGCGCCGTAAAGGCGTGCGGTTTCTCGTTAATCGAATTGATGATATCGCTGGTCATTGGACTGGTACTCATGGTGTTTGTGACCAGCTTATTCCTTAGCAGCCAGTACAGCGCGCGTCTCAACGACGACAACGCGCAGGTTCAGGAAGAAGGACATATCGCCATGCACAGGATCGGCAACGATATCATGCAGGCAGGCTACGGAAAAATGCGTACCACGTTGACGACCAGCTTCGCCGGCATAGGATTTAAAGCCTGCCAGACAGGCTTTGAATTGCCTTTAACCGCAGATTTTAAATGCGATAAGAACGCCGAGCAACCGGGGTTCATTGTGAGCTACATGCTTGAACCCAACCAGATCAGCGACGATTACTATTCAAACCGGGTTGACTGTAACGGTAACACCTACAACTATGGGCTTGGCAGGCCACCTCCTGTGGTGATTAATCGCTATTTCACAAAAAAAATCGGCAATAAAACGTCATTGTTCTGCGAAGGTAATGGGATTAGCAGTGCATCGAACCCCAAGTTAAATCCCCTCTTACATAATGTCGACAAACTGATGTTGACCTACGGCGTGGATACAAAAGGCAATTACACACCCTCCGCATTTTTGGACAAAGCCGATGATGTAGAAAGACTTCCCCTTTCATCGGCGAACAAAACCAACTGGGATCAGGTAATCAACGTCAAGATTTGCGTAGAGCTGCATAGTGACAACTTCGTCGCCGCAGGGACCCCACAAATCTATGAAAAGTGCGACGGTACCATGAGGGTAGCCGCAACCGATAAAAAGCTACACACGACGTTGACGCGCACATTTACGCTGCGCAATCGTGCGCTACCCACTTGGGAGAATCTGTAA
- the pilV gene encoding type IV pilus modification protein PilV encodes MVTLRRQTGVGMIEVLVALLISAIALLGLAGLQITSLKYQKMAHFRALASQSSADMADRIRANPMAVKEKNYVTGEKFLANAKPKSKCVNSGSVCTAQQIAKVDIYNWRRDLSRSLTNGWGDITSEKDAAKNDTGGLILTVYFSETNKCPGGDCERRVDPLCTAKLGNFWQELTLRCFKTVFVP; translated from the coding sequence ATGGTCACGCTGCGCCGACAAACCGGGGTTGGAATGATAGAGGTACTGGTCGCCCTGTTAATTTCTGCGATTGCGCTGTTGGGCTTGGCAGGGCTTCAAATCACCTCCTTGAAATATCAAAAAATGGCACACTTTCGCGCGCTGGCAAGTCAGAGCAGCGCAGACATGGCAGATCGCATACGCGCCAATCCAATGGCGGTGAAAGAGAAGAATTATGTGACAGGCGAAAAATTTCTGGCCAACGCCAAGCCTAAATCCAAATGCGTCAACAGCGGTAGTGTCTGCACCGCGCAACAGATCGCGAAGGTCGATATTTACAACTGGCGCAGAGATTTAAGCCGATCGCTGACGAATGGTTGGGGCGATATAACCTCGGAGAAAGACGCTGCAAAAAACGACACGGGGGGCCTGATTCTAACCGTCTATTTCTCGGAAACCAATAAATGCCCTGGCGGTGATTGTGAGCGAAGGGTAGACCCGCTTTGCACCGCAAAATTGGGCAATTTTTGGCAAGAACTGACACTTCGATGTTTTAAGACCGTGTTTGTACCATGA